In Oncorhynchus clarkii lewisi isolate Uvic-CL-2024 chromosome 2, UVic_Ocla_1.0, whole genome shotgun sequence, one DNA window encodes the following:
- the LOC139364529 gene encoding T-complex protein 1 subunit gamma-like codes for MMGRPIVVLSQNMKRESGRKVQKGNISAAKAIADVIRTCLGPRAMMKMLLDPMGGIVMTNDGNAILREIQVQHPAAKSMIEISRTQDEEVGDGTTSVIILAGEMLSVAEQFLEQQMHPTVIISAYRHALDDMLEMLKDISTPVDVNDRAQMLKIINSAICTKALSRWSTMACNIALDAVRTVELEEHGRKEINIKLYAKVEKVPGGFIEDSCVLKGVMVNKDVTHPRMRRMIKNPRIILLDCSLEYKKGESQTDIEITREEDFSRILQMEEEYIQTICEDIIRLKPDLIFTEKGISDLAQHYLMKANITAIRRVRKTDNNRISRACGARIASRTDELREEDVGTGAGLFEIKKIGDEYFTFVTECKDPKACTILLRGASKEILAEVERNLQDAMQVCRNVLLDPSLLPGGGAVEMAVSKRLMERSKTLTGVEQWPYRAVAQALEVIPRTLIQNCGASTIRVLTSLRAKHTLEACASWGVNGETGTLADMMELGICEPLAVKAQTYKTAVETAILLLRIDDIVSGIKKKGDDQAGGGQGAE; via the exons AAGGGAACATCAGTGCAGCAAAG GCAATAGCAGATGTCATCAGAACATGCCTGGGACCAAGAGCCATGATGAAG ATGCTGCTAGACCCCATGGGCGGCATTGTCATGACCAACGATGGCAATGCCATCCTCCGAGAG ATCCAAGTGCAGCACCCGGCAGCCAAGTCCATGATTGAGATCAGCCGCACCCAGGATGAGGAGGTGGGAGACGGCACCACGTCAGTCATCATCCTTG CTGGGGAGATGCTGTCTGTAGCAGAGCAGTTCCTGGAGCAGCAGATGCACCCCACAGTCATCATCAGTGCCTACAGACACGCCCTTGACGACATGCTCGAGATGCTCAAAGACATCAG CACCCCGGTGGATGTGAATGACAGGGCGCAGATGCTGAAGATCATCAACTCTGCCATCTGCACCAAGGCCTTGAGCCGTTGGTCTACCATGGCGTGTAATATTGCCCTGGATGCCGTGCGCACTGTGGAGTTGGAGGAGCACGGGCGCAAGGAGATCAACATTAAGCTGTACGCCAAAGTGGAGAAG GTGCCTGGTGGCTTCATTGAGGACTCATGTGTGCTAAAAGGCGTGATGGTCAACAAGGACGTCACTCACCCCCGCATGCGCAGAATGATCAAGAACCCCCGCATCATCCTGCTGGACTGCTCCCTGGAGTACAAGAAGGGCGAGAGCCAG ACTGACATTGAGATCACACGTGAGGAGGATTTTTCTAGAATCCTTCAGATGGAGGAAGAGTACATCCAGACAATCTGTGAAGACATCATCCGCCTCAAGCCAGACCTCATCTTCACCGAGAAGGGCATCTCAG ACCTGGCACAACACTATCTGATGAAGGCCAACATCACAGCCATCCGCCGTGTCAGAAAGACTGACAACAACCGCATTTCAAG GGCATGTGGGGCTCGCATCGCCAGCCGTACAGACGAGCTGCGTGAGGAGGACGTGGGAACCGGCGCCGGCCTGTTTGAGATCAAGAAGATTGGAGACGAGTACTTCACCTTTGTCACAGAGTGCAAAGACCCCAAAGCCTGCACCATCCTGCTGAGAGGAGCCAGCAAAGAGATCCTGGCT gaGGTGGAGCGTAACTTGCAGGATGCAATGCAGGTGTGTCGTAACGTGCTACTGGACCCATCTCTACTCCCTGGAGGTGGGGCGGTGGAAATGGCTGTGTCCAAGAGGCTGATGGAGCGTTCCAAGACCCTGACTGGGGTGGAGCAGTGGCCCTACCGTGCCGTGGCCCAGGCCCTGGAGGTTATCCCCCGTACACTCATCCAAAACTGTGGTGCCTCAACCATCCGCGTGCTCACCTCTCTCAGG gCCAAGCACACCCTGGAGGCCTGTGCATCATGGGGTGTGAACGGAGAGACTGGCACCTTGGCAGACATGATGGAGCTTGGCATCTGTGAGCCGCTGGCTGTCAAGGCCCAGACTTACAAGACTGCTGTGGAG ACGGCCATCTTGCTGCTCCGCATTGATGACATTGTGTCTGGAATCAAGAAGAAAGGCGATGACCAGgctggaggaggacagggagcaGAATGA